AACGATATGACACTAATATGACAGTAGATTTCAACTAATTTATTAATTTTAAAAAGTTTATATAAAATTTTATTTAAGTTTATAGATTGCTAAATCTTTTGACTTAATTTCCTTAAGTGCAAATTTTTCAAGTCTTTCTAATCTTGATATAAGTTGCTTATTTTTTTCCTCAAGAGATTCAATTTTGTTCTTGAAATTTTCTTTCTCTTTCATACTGATTTGAGTTGGTTTTATGGCCTTACCTAATTTCCATACAAATCCTGCTCGTGCAGAAAAAGTATCTTCAAAATCTCCTGCATAATCTTGACCAGGCATAGTCATAGACGCCGCATAATTAATTGATAGTTTTTCATTTAATTTTGAGGCACAACCTCCAGAAAAAGCAAAATCCCCTCCGTGAGTTCCAGTCCCCAAACCGCAAGCAAGACTAGTTTCAGTAGGAACAGTTGGTAAACCTGTTAGGGCAGCACTTAATGCTCCAACATTATTAATTGATTGCTCAACATCTCTTCCGTTAATTAATAATTTACTTCCATTTGTGATGTTTATAGGTGCAATTCTTCCTTGTGAGTCCGTTGCCCACATTTTCATTTCTTTTGAAGTTTCTTGTAATTTGAGTGAGTTTTGACCAACACTTATCACATTTGAGTTAGCAAACATACTTTGTTTTTGCAAAACTAGAGGAGAACCAGGAAATATATCATCAGTAATTGTTCTCCAGGTATCTGATTTCCAATCGTATGCGTGGTGATTAGAATCTGCAGTTCCAGTTAAAATTAGTTCTCCTGTAGATGGACTAACGAAAGAATTCATACCAGCACCATTTGCACCAAGGTCTTTTTCAGTTAATAGGGTTTTAGTGTTAGTACTTAGATCAATCCCATATACCTTTGTTAAAGTTTCGTTTTCATCCGGAGGACTCTCTATGGAGAAAATATCAAATGCATAAAGAGGACTTAAAGATACTGAACTAAAAAAACTCAGCAAAACCGCTCTAAACAAATTTTTCATTATAAAAATTATATTTACCCAGTTTTATCAATTAAATATTTTAAAAACTTATATTTTGCCGAATTTCACTAATTATAAAAGTCTCAATTTAACTTCTATTGTTATTACCTCGTGCAAGGTGATTATTATTTCTACTCAATTATGGCAATTTTATAGTTGCTAAATCTGTTGATTTTGAGGTATCAAGTGCAATTTTTTCTAATCGTTCGAGTCTTTCTAGAAGTGCTTTATTTTGAGCAATAATGTTTTTATTATTTGCTTTAAGATCACTAATTTCTTCTTTCAATTCTTCTTTTTCTTTCACACTTATCATAGAAGGTTTTGATGATTTACCTAATTTCCATATAAACCCTGCTCTCGCAGAAAACTTATCTTCAAAATCACCTGCGTAATCTTGACCTGGCATAGTCATTGATGCGGCATAGTTAATTGATAATTTTTCATTAACTTTAGAAGCACAACCTCCAGAAAAAGCAAAATCGCCCCCATGAGTCCCAGTTCCTAAACCGCAGGCGAGAGTTGTGTCATTAGGAACTTTTGGTAGTCCAGTTAAAGCAGCACTCAATGCTCCAACATTATTAATAGATTGCTCTACATCTCTGCCATTTATAAGTAATTTGGTTCCGTTGGTGTAATCAATAGGAATTGAATTTCCTGCTGCATCTTTTGCCCAAACTTTTTGTTTTCCATTTTCTTCTTTGGTAATCCAAGAGTTTTTACCAATATGTAATTCTCCATTTGCTTTTTTGCTAATTAATGGTTCTCCATCAATGGATACTCCCTCTGCTGTTATATCAATATCATTTACATCATCACCTATTTGAACGGATCCATCTAAGTTTTTTTTAAGTATCGTATTACCTCCAATTTCTATATCGAATGATCCATCTGAATTACCATTAACTGACGGTATATCAAAATTAATATCATAACTTGATTCAGATTTGTCTCTCTCATAAGTCGATGTAGTAAAGGAATTATTTTTTATATCGTAAATAAATTTGTTATTACTTGTTGAAGATTTAAAGTGCATTTTCCCATTAATAGAGTCATAAAAAGATTTGTTGATGTCAATTTTGTCTTTTTTCCAATCATTTTCAGTATTGAAATCTGATTGTTCTGCTTGAATTAATGAACCTACACCTTCATAATTACCTGTTATTGAATTCCATTTTTGAATATCTATTGTGTATGTGTTATTAATTCCATCACGACTTATAAAATTGTTGGCATTAATACCCCACTTGTCGTATTCGGATAAGACGGGCATCCCAAAAATAGTTGAGCTTAAAAATAATAAACCTATAGTGTTTTTCATAGTTTTTTCAAAACTGATTATTAATTTTTTTATAGCATTTATTATCCTGGATTATTAAAAATAGTCGCTAGGAAATTCCCATCCCCCCTCTCAGAGCTGAATACTCACCATTGGTAGAAATGTAATTATTCTGTGATTACGCTTAAGATCACAGAAATTAATCCCAATTATTTCAATGGTTTTTATTTAACAATCTAAAACTGTGATTATTATTTTGCCGACTGTGATTATGGTGTGATTATTTTCTAAAAATTCACTTAAGTGATAGCAATGGATTACAGCAAGGTGGATATACTAAATGCCAAAGGTGGAAATTAATAGCGAATATACTACTTAAGTTTTAGTAAATCTAATGGTAGATATTCATTAATAAAGAGAAACAGTATTGTTAAAGTTCCAATTACAGAGCCTATAAAACCTCCAAAAAAATTAACTAATAATCCAGATTGTCTAATTATTGCTTCTTCTTTTTTTTCTTCTTCTTCAAAATTAGAAGAATCAACTACTTTTAAGCGCTTATTGGTTGTTGGTTGTTTAAGTTGTTGGTGTCGGATGAGGGCTTCGAAATCAGGCATGGAATTTGTGAGGCAATTGAACAATAAGCAGACCAGCCCGTCATTCGACGAGGATCTGATCTGCCTAAATCGTCTACAGCTTCAAATACAGCATTGCCAGAGGCTTCTGCTTTATCAAATGCTGAGAGTAAGGGTATAAATGTATCAAAAACATATAAACCAAAATTTTTTAGAGCTGCTTTGGCTTGTTGCGCTGCTTTTTGCTGTCTAAAATCAACTTTTACTATTACTACAGCATGGTTAACTTTTAAGTTGCTTAATAAATTAGCTAGTTCAACAGTTAATTCTACTGATCTTGCTTTTGCAGTTGTAGGCAAGATAACTAAATCTGAACCATACGCTAAGTGTTTAAGTTCTTCTTGATCACTGCTAGCCTGGCCATCAGTTATTACAATTTCTGATGATCTTGATGCTTTAGCAGCTGAACTGACGGGGAAAACTGGAAATGGAAGATTGCCTCTTGATGCGTATGCTAAAGCAGATCTATTCTTGTCGGCATCGACTATGCAAACTTTTTTACCTTCAGAATGCCAAACACTTGCAAGGTGAATACTTGTACAGGTCTTGGCAACCCCCCCTTTTTGTCCGCAAACGGTAATGAACAATTTTTTATTTTTATTTCTCTTACTTTGGAGAATAATTTCTTAATGTCAAGAGAAACTGATTTTTAATGCTTTAAAACTTATTTTTTGAAATATTTTAAAGAAGTTAATATTTTTAGATAACCTTATAAGGTTCCTTATTTAAATTGGCTAGTGAAGAAAAGAATTGGATTAGGTACGTGGTCTTGGGGGAATAAGCTTTTCTGGAATTACCAATCTACAAATGACGATGATTTACGTGAGACATATGATGAAGCGTTACTAAGAGGTTTCGATCTAATTGATACTGCAGATTCTTACGGTACTGGGAATCTTCAGGGCAGAAGTGAATTGTTGATAGGAAAATTTTTACTAAATACTCCTTCAGCAAAGAAAAAAAGAATTCAAGTAGCAACCAAACTTGCACCTTATCCCTGGAGAATAGGTAGCAGAGGCTTTAATAAACCTTTTTTGAAAAGTTTAGAGAGACTTAATAACAAATTAGATATAGTGCAATTACATTGGTCAACTGCAAAATACAATCCTTGGCAGGAATTAGGGCTGTTGAATAATCTTTGCGATTTAAAAGATGAAGGCTTTGATTTTCAAATAGGCTTATCAAATATAGGCCCTAAAAGATTGATGAAATTAATTAATTTTTTAGCAAAAAGAAATCAGAACCTAAAGAGTGTTCAAATACAGTTTTCTTTGCTTGCTCCCGATTTAGGAAAACAATATCAGGTAAAAAAAATTTGCGACGAAAATAATATTGATTTCTTTGCTTATAGTCCTTTGTCCTTTGGAATACTTTGTATTGATCCAGATAAAGAAGAAAATAAAGAAAAAAGTTTTATTCGTAATTCCTTATTTGAAAACTATAAAAAACCAACATATGATTTGCGGAGGTGTCTAAAAAGAATTGCGCATCAAAGATCAGTTTCCCAAGCGCAAGTAGCAATTAATTGGTGTTGTTATCAAGGAACTATTCCACTTGTTGGAATGCGAAAAAAATCTCAAGTCATAGATGTATCTAATGTATTTAATTGGAATTTAAAAAAAAATGAATTTAAAGTACTTCAGGAAGTTTCAAAAAAATGTTTAAAAAAAATGCCGAAAAATCCTTTTTCGAGTAATTAATTAAATTTTTAGCTAGATATTTTCTTATTTTTTTTTATTTGACAACCACTATTCCATAGTTCATTGGGAAATTTTTCACCAGTGAATCTAATAACTTTTGGTTTGAGATTTATTATCAAGTCATTTAGTTTTTTATTAGATTCCATTTTGCAAGATTGGATTTCTTAATAAGATAAATTAATTTAAAACTTATCTTCTCAGTATTTATACTTATAAAATTAAAAAAATTCTTTTTAATACAAGTAATTGCAGCAATATTTACACACTCATAAATTATCTACTACAACTTCTTAGTTATTTAAAAAAGTGGAGTCCTTTCAGACTCCTCGTATCATTTGGTTGATAAGGCTGATATAACCCCATCTCCTTTTGGATCAAGCAGCAACTGGTGCTGTTTGACGGGAGAAACTAACGATTTTGTTAGCATTTGTGTTTTTGCTCTAACCGAGCCGGCTTCAGTCACCTTCCTTATGCTCCGTCGAAACCATTACAACCCCAAATAGTGGAGTTGAGCGGAATCGAACCGCTGTCCGAAACATCGGTTGAGATCACCTAGTCCAATTGGACATTTATATTCTGACAGGCAAAATGGTTATTGAATAGTTTTTTTACTAAGTTTTATCGTATATGAATGTAGTGGCATCATCTCCGGAGGGACTAGAGAAATCTTTAGCAGAAGAAATTTCAAATTTAGGCGGCTTCAATATTAATACTTATAAAAGATTTATTAATTTTGAATGTGATTTTGAAACTTTTTATAGAGTTCATTTCTATTCAAAATTAGCTTTTCGTTTTTATAGAGAAATTGCAAGTTTTAATTGCTATGACAAGCAATCTTTATATGCGGGGGTTAGAGATTCATTTGATTGGTTAAATTGGTTGCACTTTGATAAAACGTTTAATGTTCAAGTAACTGGGAGAACATCTTCTTTAAGTCATACTCATTTCACTGCTCTAGAAGTAAAAAATTCTATAACTGATTTGCAACAGGCAGTTTGGAGTAAACGATCAAATATTTCTCTTGATAATCCTGATTTTATAATTCATCTGCATTTAAATAATAATAAAGCAATTCTTAGTCTTCAAAGCAGCGTAGAAAGCTTACACAAAAGAGGCTATAGACCCGCAATTGGAAATGCTCCATTAAAAGAAAATTTAGCTTCTGGATTGATAAATATGACTAAATGGAATGGCAAAGTTCCATTAATAGATTTTATGTGTGGCTCGGGAACTTTTTTAATTGAGGCAGTCAACCAATTCCTTGGAGTTCCCATAAATATTGATAAGGCATATCTTTTTGAGAATTGGCTGGACTTTAGGAAAGATATTTATCTTAATGAAAAAAATAAGGCAAAAAATAAAATTATAAATTATGAACAATTACCAACAATAATAGGGTGTGAAATTAATAAAAAGGTTTTTGAGCAGGCGAATGTAAACATATCATTAGCTGGACTCGAAAATTATATTGAGCTTATAAATAATGATTTTTTAGCACTCCAATTAACTTGTAAACCTGGGATAGTTATATGTAATCCTCCATACGGTAAAAAATTAGGCGATGAAAATGAATTGATTTGTTTATATGAACAAATTGGAATCTTCCTAAAGAATAATTTTGCAGGTTGGGAATTTTGGCTGCTAAGTGGAAATCCAAAACTAACAAAATATTTGAAAATGAAATCTTCATTGAAAATTCCTGTTAGTAATGGGGGGATAGATTGTAGATGGATAAAGTATTTAATTAGGTAATTTATTTTTTACCTAAAACGGCCTTTGTTGTCTTTCCTAAACCCTCTAATGTTTGAGGAAGATATGGTCCTTTGGCTAATTTTCCTCCAAGCTTCAAACTTAAGCCTGCAAGAAATAAATCGATAAATATTATGATTAATAAATTATATTCAATATTCCAGTTATTATATTTCGCTAGAAAAAGATAAAAAATAATATGGATGCAAAGTAGTACTAATAATAATAATGTGCTGCCAATTGTCAAAAATATTCCACCACTAATTAATCTTCTTTTTTCTCTATCTACTTCTTGAAGAGCTATTCTGACATGTAAATCCATCACTGAACTTGCGATGGCTGAAATTCTGGAGGCTGTATTTGCAAAGTTTTTATTTTTTGGTTTTTCCATATTATTTTTTGCCACTGTTTAGGAGACTTCCTATTAGTAAACCTATACCAGCTGCAATAGCAATAGATAATAGTGGTTTTTTTCTTATTGGACTTTCTATTTTTGGTCTAAGTGTATTGTTAAGCTCTTCTAATAATTCTTCTAATTGACTTTCAATAGGCTCAATTTTTTCTGATATTTCCCAATTGTTTTCTCTTATTGAATCAATGATTTCAAATATTTGGCTTTTTATTCCAATTGCTGAGGTTCCACTATGGCTAGCTATTACTTCAACTAAATCATCAATACTCCCTTTTGTGGCTTCAAGGGTTTGATGTGCAATATTAGGCCATTTTTCTTTTATTAAAGGTATTAAAATGTCAATTTTTTCAAATAACCATTTTTCCAGGATAACTTCTTTTTCAGGAAGATCAGATTTATCTTCTTTTTCTTCTACTTCTTTGGGAGGATGGTAAGTCTCCATTATTTAAACTTATTTATTTTAAGATTAGACCCTATTTTCTTAATTTGGAACCCTTATTTAAAGAATTGTGCGATTTATATAGAATAAAAACATATAAAAGTTTATTTACATTTTATTTATCTACTCTGTTCTTTAAGAAGGTTTTGTTAAGCTATTACTGAATTTATTAAATGAGTTTAAATTTCATCATGGATATTACATTTGCATCATTAATTTTTGCATCTCGCACAATCCCTACAGATTTTGGATTAGTAGCTGCAGCTATCGCTGGAGCTGGAAGTTTGCTATTCATTGCTTTAAGATTTGTTCCTGATGCAAGTAATTAAATAACAGGAAACATCTCTTAGAAAATATATCTTTACTCAACTTTGTTTTGAAAATAGATTCGATTTATTTATCAACTAGATAATGAATAAATGGGTTTTGCTTGAACATAAAGTTTATTCTGCTAAAGAGATAGATATTCATTATGATTTTCTAGTTGAAAATGGGATAGATTGTTTGACTTGGAAATTTTTAAAACTACCTTTATTAAATCAAGCTTCTATAGAAATTTTTAAGCAGCCAAATCATAGGCTTTTATGGCTATCCAGGATAGAACATGAACTTTCTGAGAATAGAGGTTTAGTAAAAAGAATTGATCATGGAAAATTTAAAAATGTTTCTGATAAATTGAACTCTGAATATTATCGATTCATTTTGGATGGTGAACTTCTTTCTGGTTTGTTTGAAATTTCGGGTAATTCTTGTAGATTGAGCAAATATTATTAATATTCATTTATAAATAAACGTAATATTTCTATTGAGAATTTTTGTAAATTAGTTATTCTTATTTAGCTATTAAGACTTGAGATTGGTACATATCAATCAGGTCGAGTTTGAAAATTTTAAATCTTTTGGAGGAAATGTAAAAATTCCTCTTGAAGAAGGTTTCACGGTGGTTACGGGCCCTAACGGTTCTGGTAAAAGTAATATTTTAGATGGAATTTTATTCTGTTTAGGTCTAGCTAATAGTAGAGGGATGAGGGCTGAAAGATTACCAGATCTAATAAATAGCTCTAAAGTTAAAGAGGGTAAGTCATCAGAAACATCTGTATCAGTAAAATTTAATATTCAAGATTGGTCTCCCAGAGAGGACCTTCCGCCTTTGGAACTAGAAGAAGAAGAAATTGCCCTTCATAAAGGTCAAAAAGAATGGGTAGTTTCTAGAAAATTAAGGCTTATGCCAGGTGGTTCTTATGCTTCTACTTATACTTCCGATGGCAAACAATGCACCTTGCAACAAATACAGAGAATATTAAGAGATATTAGTGTTGATCCTGAGGGCAGCAATGTTGTTATGCAGGGTGATGTAACAAGAATAGTATCAATGAATAATAAGGAGAGGAGAAATCTTATTGATGAATTAGCAGGAGTCGCACTTTTTGATACAAGAATAGAACAAACTAATGCAAAATTAAATGACGTTTTCGAAAGACAAGAAAGATTTGAAATTTTAGAAAATGAATTGCAATCTAGTAAAAATAAGCTTGAAAAAGAATGTGAAAAAGCAAAGCGATATAAAGAGTTAAAGGCAAAACTATTACAAATAATGGAATTAGAGAAAGTTCTTATTTTTGAAAAACAAGTTAAACATGTTGAATCTATAGAAAAAAAAGAAAGTGAAATTGAAAAAAATAAAATTTTATTTAATAAACAAAAAGAATCTATCAGTAAAGAAATATCAGTCTTAGAAGATGCTTTAAAAATACTTGTTGATGAGCTTAAGGAGAAAGGCGAGGATAAATTGATTAAAGTGAATTCTGATATTGGAAGTATTAATTCTAGCTTGAGAGAACTTGATAGGATATCAAGTCTGAATAAAGAAGAAGGTATTAAATTACAAAAGCAGAGAGATGAAATTGCAGTTTCTAAAAGGAATATTGAGTCAGAAAAGATGAGACAAGAAAATTTCGATGATAATTTTTTAAATCAAATGAACTTGCAAATTGATGATCTCACTTTAAAACACAAACTATCTCGAAAAAAACTTTCTGATGCGGCTGGAGAATCTGGAGAATTCTCAAAACAAAGTATCAAATTAAATGCTGAGCTTGAAAGTATCAAAAATCAAATTAATCCTTTGGAAATAAAAAAAAGGAAAATTGAAGAAGAAACTATTCAAAATAATATACAAAAAGATGAGATATTGTCACAGATCGAATCCTTAGACTTAGAAAAGCAGAAACTTTTTCAGGGAAATCAAAGCAAAAAAGAGACATCCGATACAAAGAATAAAAACTTGGTAAGTAATAGCGCAGAAATTAATTCTTTAAAAAATGAAATTGATTTATTAATTAAAACTAAATCTAGGCTAAATAACGAGCAATTAAGGCTTGAAAAGGATTTATCTAGATTCGAAAGCAGGAAGGAAGCTTTAAACGAATCTAGAGGTTCATATGCTCTAAGAATTCTCTTAGAGGCAGGGTTAGAGGGTATACATGGTTATGTAGCTCAACTTGGAGAGGTCAGTGAGAAAAATAGATATGCATTAGAAATTGCTGCTGGAAATAGGTTAGGACAAATTGTTGTTGATAATGATCATATTGCTGCAAAAGCAATTGAAATTCTTAAAAAGAAGAAAGCGGGAAGATTAACTTTTTTACCTTTAAATAGAATTAAAAGTCAAAAAAAGAATTATGCAATTTCAAGATTTGAAAATAACAGGGAGAATGGATTTATTGATAAAGCTATTAATCTAATTACTTTTGATGAAATTTATTCAGATGTTTTTCGATATGTTTTTGGAGATACTTTGGTTTTTTCAGACTTATCCTCAGCTAGGTTATCTAAACAAAAAAATAGGTTGGTTACCTTAAGTGGTGAATTATTAGAAGCAAGTGGTGCTATTACAGGAGGCAGTAAGTTAAATAAAGATTTGGCTTATAGGTTTGGAATTAATAATGATATTGATGATTCCAGTCCTATAAAAGAAAGATTATTAGTTATCGAAGAAGCTTTAAAAGAGTCAAATAATGATTTGATACTAAAAAATAATAAACTTAGTATATTAAATTCTAACCGCAGTCAAATAATTGAGGATTGTGCCTCATTTAATAAAGAAATTGAAGTAAATCAAGATTCTCTTAAAGCTGTCTCGCAAAGAATTGAGGATTGTAAATCGAGATTAAATAAACTTGATACTGCTAATAATTTATTAGTTAACGAGTTAGGTCATTTAAAAAATCAATTGAAGCCTTATCACGATAAGTTTGATCAACTACAAACCATTCAAAAGGCAAATTATGAAAAAAATCAAAAATCATCATTAATAGCATTTAATGAAGATTTTAATAATCTTGATAAAAAACTTGAATTACTTATTAAAGAGAGAAATACATTACTAGATAAAAAGAATCAATTTGCTTTAAATAAAGAGCGTATCAATAATTCATTAAAAATTACCTTACTACAAGAAAAAAACTTGCAGGA
This window of the Prochlorococcus marinus XMU1410 genome carries:
- a CDS encoding phage holin family protein encodes the protein MEKPKNKNFANTASRISAIASSVMDLHVRIALQEVDREKRRLISGGIFLTIGSTLLLLVLLCIHIIFYLFLAKYNNWNIEYNLLIIIFIDLFLAGLSLKLGGKLAKGPYLPQTLEGLGKTTKAVLGKK
- a CDS encoding YadA-like family protein, which gives rise to MKNTIGLLFLSSTIFGMPVLSEYDKWGINANNFISRDGINNTYTIDIQKWNSITGNYEGVGSLIQAEQSDFNTENDWKKDKIDINKSFYDSINGKMHFKSSTSNNKFIYDIKNNSFTTSTYERDKSESSYDINFDIPSVNGNSDGSFDIEIGGNTILKKNLDGSVQIGDDVNDIDITAEGVSIDGEPLISKKANGELHIGKNSWITKEENGKQKVWAKDAAGNSIPIDYTNGTKLLINGRDVEQSINNVGALSAALTGLPKVPNDTTLACGLGTGTHGGDFAFSGGCASKVNEKLSINYAASMTMPGQDYAGDFEDKFSARAGFIWKLGKSSKPSMISVKEKEELKEEISDLKANNKNIIAQNKALLERLERLEKIALDTSKSTDLATIKLP
- the smc gene encoding chromosome segregation protein SMC; this translates as MRLVHINQVEFENFKSFGGNVKIPLEEGFTVVTGPNGSGKSNILDGILFCLGLANSRGMRAERLPDLINSSKVKEGKSSETSVSVKFNIQDWSPREDLPPLELEEEEIALHKGQKEWVVSRKLRLMPGGSYASTYTSDGKQCTLQQIQRILRDISVDPEGSNVVMQGDVTRIVSMNNKERRNLIDELAGVALFDTRIEQTNAKLNDVFERQERFEILENELQSSKNKLEKECEKAKRYKELKAKLLQIMELEKVLIFEKQVKHVESIEKKESEIEKNKILFNKQKESISKEISVLEDALKILVDELKEKGEDKLIKVNSDIGSINSSLRELDRISSLNKEEGIKLQKQRDEIAVSKRNIESEKMRQENFDDNFLNQMNLQIDDLTLKHKLSRKKLSDAAGESGEFSKQSIKLNAELESIKNQINPLEIKKRKIEEETIQNNIQKDEILSQIESLDLEKQKLFQGNQSKKETSDTKNKNLVSNSAEINSLKNEIDLLIKTKSRLNNEQLRLEKDLSRFESRKEALNESRGSYALRILLEAGLEGIHGYVAQLGEVSEKNRYALEIAAGNRLGQIVVDNDHIAAKAIEILKKKKAGRLTFLPLNRIKSQKKNYAISRFENNRENGFIDKAINLITFDEIYSDVFRYVFGDTLVFSDLSSARLSKQKNRLVTLSGELLEASGAITGGSKLNKDLAYRFGINNDIDDSSPIKERLLVIEEALKESNNDLILKNNKLSILNSNRSQIIEDCASFNKEIEVNQDSLKAVSQRIEDCKSRLNKLDTANNLLVNELGHLKNQLKPYHDKFDQLQTIQKANYEKNQKSSLIAFNEDFNNLDKKLELLIKERNTLLDKKNQFALNKERINNSLKITLLQEKNLQESIKQLAIAHSEWIEKKDQFKKELSDLDNQKNSLEKNLGLLRRKRDELNSSISNKRQEYNNYLLKLEYLERDMHSLKEEMRSEKIKLENYKKDLPNPSPEFGEYEGKSLESLQSEISIINAKLESLEPVNMLALDELEELIERLNGLREKLEILSNERSELLLRIETVSTMRQEAFMQAFTEVDKHFREIFANLSDGDGFLQLENPNSPLEGGLTLVAHPKGKNVRRLASMSGGEKSLTALSFLFALQKYKPSPFYALDEVDSFLDGINVERLSKLISNQSSNAQFIVVSHRRPMISASERTIGVAQARGANTQVLGLPNAA
- a CDS encoding DUF883 C-terminal domain-containing protein, with protein sequence METYHPPKEVEEKEDKSDLPEKEVILEKWLFEKIDILIPLIKEKWPNIAHQTLEATKGSIDDLVEVIASHSGTSAIGIKSQIFEIIDSIRENNWEISEKIEPIESQLEELLEELNNTLRPKIESPIRKKPLLSIAIAAGIGLLIGSLLNSGKK
- a CDS encoding ParA family protein; translated protein: MFITVCGQKGGVAKTCTSIHLASVWHSEGKKVCIVDADKNRSALAYASRGNLPFPVFPVSSAAKASRSSEIVITDGQASSDQEELKHLAYGSDLVILPTTAKARSVELTVELANLLSNLKVNHAVVIVKVDFRQQKAAQQAKAALKNFGLYVFDTFIPLLSAFDKAEASGNAVFEAVDDLGRSDPRRMTGWSAYCSIASQIPCLISKPSSDTNNLNNQQPISA
- a CDS encoding THUMP domain-containing class I SAM-dependent RNA methyltransferase produces the protein MNVVASSPEGLEKSLAEEISNLGGFNINTYKRFINFECDFETFYRVHFYSKLAFRFYREIASFNCYDKQSLYAGVRDSFDWLNWLHFDKTFNVQVTGRTSSLSHTHFTALEVKNSITDLQQAVWSKRSNISLDNPDFIIHLHLNNNKAILSLQSSVESLHKRGYRPAIGNAPLKENLASGLINMTKWNGKVPLIDFMCGSGTFLIEAVNQFLGVPINIDKAYLFENWLDFRKDIYLNEKNKAKNKIINYEQLPTIIGCEINKKVFEQANVNISLAGLENYIELINNDFLALQLTCKPGIVICNPPYGKKLGDENELICLYEQIGIFLKNNFAGWEFWLLSGNPKLTKYLKMKSSLKIPVSNGGIDCRWIKYLIR
- a CDS encoding YadA-like family protein, whose translation is MLSFFSSVSLSPLYAFDIFSIESPPDENETLTKVYGIDLSTNTKTLLTEKDLGANGAGMNSFVSPSTGELILTGTADSNHHAYDWKSDTWRTITDDIFPGSPLVLQKQSMFANSNVISVGQNSLKLQETSKEMKMWATDSQGRIAPINITNGSKLLINGRDVEQSINNVGALSAALTGLPTVPTETSLACGLGTGTHGGDFAFSGGCASKLNEKLSINYAASMTMPGQDYAGDFEDTFSARAGFVWKLGKAIKPTQISMKEKENFKNKIESLEEKNKQLISRLERLEKFALKEIKSKDLAIYKLK
- a CDS encoding aldo/keto reductase; the protein is MKKRIGLGTWSWGNKLFWNYQSTNDDDLRETYDEALLRGFDLIDTADSYGTGNLQGRSELLIGKFLLNTPSAKKKRIQVATKLAPYPWRIGSRGFNKPFLKSLERLNNKLDIVQLHWSTAKYNPWQELGLLNNLCDLKDEGFDFQIGLSNIGPKRLMKLINFLAKRNQNLKSVQIQFSLLAPDLGKQYQVKKICDENNIDFFAYSPLSFGILCIDPDKEENKEKSFIRNSLFENYKKPTYDLRRCLKRIAHQRSVSQAQVAINWCCYQGTIPLVGMRKKSQVIDVSNVFNWNLKKNEFKVLQEVSKKCLKKMPKNPFSSN